The Deltaproteobacteria bacterium region GCGACGTTCTCGAGTCCAGGTTTGTCCGCGCCGTTGATAATCCGATGGACGATGAAATCTTTCGACTGCCCGTAGTCGATACTCGGTGTGTCCACGCCGATCGCGTCGATTTCCCGCTGTGAAACCAGAAACTCTGCCGCCTCCTTGGAGAAGCCCGGGAAGTGCAGATTGGCAACATCGCCGGGCTGGTCGGTGCCCAGATAGCGTTTTTTGTCCGGCCACCGCGCACCCCAACCGCTGGACATCAGCACGATGGCACCGCGAGGGATGCGTCCGTGCTTCGTTTCCCAAGCCTGGAGATCGGCAACCGTTAGGCGGTAATCAGAGTCTTGCTCCGCGTGCGCGCGGACATCGAGCACCACCGCCGGGCCGATGAGTTGCTGCACCGGCACTGCGTCCGCCGCCCGCTTGCCTTCCGCGAAATGAATAGGCGCGTCCATATGCGTGCCGCCATGCTCGGCGAGGCAGATATTGTTGGCTGCGTACCAGTAACCGGCCTCGGTGTGCGCGGCGGAGACGATCTCGAGCTGAAACGGCTTCGCCGTCGGCCAGTAAATGGTCTGTTCGTCGAAGGCATAGGTGAGGTCGAGGATTTTGTTCTCGTCAATCTCATGCGCCGGAGCGATTCCCGTCCACAGCACGAGGCCAAGCACGAGTCCCAGAATCTGTCGCATACTGTCTTCCTCCAGGTTTTGCACTGTGACGGAGAATAAAAGGCCGTGCAAGATGCCGCGTCGAGCCTGCCAATTGACAAACCTGGGAGGCTCCAGTGAAAATAGCCATTCGTTGGCATGAGAAAATGGCGATTCGTGAGCAGGCAAAGTGGATTTCAGCAAATTTGAAGAGATAGGCTTCGAATGGAACGAGGGCAATCTGGCCGAGATTGAGGGGCATGATATCGGTGACTGGGAATGCGAGGAGTGTTTCTTCAACGATCAGCAGGTGTACCGGAACAAACGGAAACAGAGACCGTATCCAACCTATCGACTCGTTGGTAGAACGGACGCAGGGCGGGAGCTGAGCGTGATTTTCTTCGTGAGCGAACGGCACCGAACAGAGATACGACGAACGGCAGCTGTGGTGCGGATTATTACGGCTTG contains the following coding sequences:
- a CDS encoding cyclase family protein, with translation MRQILGLVLGLVLWTGIAPAHEIDENKILDLTYAFDEQTIYWPTAKPFQLEIVSAAHTEAGYWYAANNICLAEHGGTHMDAPIHFAEGKRAADAVPVQQLIGPAVVLDVRAHAEQDSDYRLTVADLQAWETKHGRIPRGAIVLMSSGWGARWPDKKRYLGTDQPGDVANLHFPGFSKEAAEFLVSQREIDAIGVDTPSIDYGQSKDFIVHRIINGADKPGLENVAHVEQLPAKGATLIALPMKIAKGSGGPARIIAILP